In Halopseudomonas nanhaiensis, a single window of DNA contains:
- the mobA gene encoding molybdenum cofactor guanylyltransferase MobA: MTLSDSFTLSAVLLAGGQGSRLGGRDKGLMDWHGQPVAQRLAARLRSVAAPIMISCNRNQEQYRQWADALVTDDVPDFPGPLAGILGAIRLCRTSHLLVIPCDLPQLPPELLEDLASHARQEPECVWLVRTGEHWQPLVSIIPASRWASLSQAWKDGQRSPLRWLLAQSHRVLQLPEGDPRLHNANTPEDWLDCSSIFADGEVRR; this comes from the coding sequence ATGACCCTATCAGACAGCTTCACGCTCAGTGCCGTGCTGCTTGCCGGCGGACAGGGCAGTCGGCTCGGGGGGCGTGACAAGGGCCTGATGGACTGGCATGGCCAGCCGGTGGCGCAGCGGTTGGCGGCGCGTCTGCGCAGCGTCGCGGCCCCGATAATGATCAGCTGCAACCGCAATCAGGAACAGTATAGACAGTGGGCGGACGCGCTGGTGACCGACGATGTGCCGGACTTTCCCGGGCCGCTTGCGGGCATCCTCGGTGCGATCAGGCTGTGCCGAACCAGCCATCTGCTGGTGATTCCCTGTGACCTTCCACAGTTGCCCCCAGAGCTGCTCGAAGATCTCGCATCCCACGCGCGCCAGGAGCCTGAGTGCGTCTGGCTGGTCCGGACGGGAGAGCATTGGCAGCCGCTGGTGAGCATCATTCCGGCGTCGCGATGGGCGTCGCTGTCGCAGGCGTGGAAGGATGGCCAGCGCAGCCCACTGCGCTGGCTGCTGGCGCAGTCGCACCGGGTACTGCAATTGCCCGAAGGCGACCCCCGGTTGCACAACGCCAACACGCCTGAGGATTGGCTGGACTGCAGCTCGATTTTCGCAGACGGCGAGGTACGCCGTTAA
- the moaB gene encoding molybdenum cofactor biosynthesis protein B, whose protein sequence is MAHTSGDFSALNIAVLTVSDTRTQDTDTSGQLLVDSAAEAGHRVMDRQLQPDDIYRIRAVVSAWIARPDVQVILITGGTGFTGRDSTPEAVAPLLDKTVDGFGELFRHVSWEEIGTSTLQSRALAGLANRTLVVCMPGSTGACRTAWNRILREQLDSRTRPCNFVQHLAQGPACETRS, encoded by the coding sequence ATGGCCCACACCAGTGGCGACTTCTCAGCTCTCAACATCGCGGTGCTCACCGTCAGTGACACCCGCACACAGGACACCGATACCTCCGGTCAGCTGCTCGTCGACAGCGCTGCCGAGGCCGGCCATCGCGTCATGGACAGGCAGCTGCAACCGGACGACATCTACAGGATCCGTGCCGTGGTGTCGGCGTGGATCGCCCGTCCGGACGTACAGGTCATCCTGATTACCGGCGGCACCGGATTCACTGGGCGGGACAGCACCCCTGAAGCCGTTGCACCCTTGCTGGACAAGACCGTGGACGGCTTTGGCGAGCTGTTTCGCCACGTATCCTGGGAGGAAATCGGTACGTCTACTCTGCAGTCCCGCGCGCTCGCGGGACTCGCCAACCGTACGCTTGTAGTGTGCATGCCTGGCTCGACCGGCGCGTGCCGTACCGCCTGGAACCGCATTCTTCGGGAACAACTGGATAGCCGCACGCGGCCCTGCAACTTTGTCCAGCATCTTGCACAGGGACCTGCCTGCGAGACACGTTCATGA
- a CDS encoding serine hydrolase domain-containing protein, with the protein MLRSRYPAVRRLHLGILLVAGVLVSQLAVAETAAGPINAKRLTLLDQAMQKQIADGKLAGVDTLIFHKDEVVHRQMTGYKNLADKAPLTDDTLYKIFSLTKPITGTALLMLYEEGKFQLDDPVEQYIPEFKGMQVAVKDGADGRPVTEPADHPVTIRELMSHTGGFTYGRFSQSQVDSLYVKADVLDPNSTLADMIQKLKDIPLRQQPGTQWHYSVSVDIQARLVEILSGKPFDVFLKERIFQPLGMNDTDFYAPGDKADRLATSYRPTEEGLQPVPNDPFLSKPQFLNGGGGLVSSMDDYLRFARMLLGEGEVDGVRLLKAETVQMMRSDQLPEGVDGPNWAPGNRFGLNVAVVTDSEKAGYLPEGTYWWWGIQGTWMWVDPENDIITLGMMQNTDYQHSRVVHNTVSRILYAPAE; encoded by the coding sequence ATGCTCCGTTCACGATACCCGGCCGTTCGCCGGTTGCATTTGGGAATCCTTCTGGTTGCCGGCGTCCTGGTCAGCCAGCTGGCCGTTGCCGAGACGGCCGCCGGCCCCATCAATGCCAAGCGCCTGACCCTGCTCGATCAGGCGATGCAGAAACAGATCGCCGACGGGAAACTGGCCGGTGTCGATACCCTGATCTTCCACAAGGATGAAGTGGTTCATCGTCAGATGACCGGTTACAAGAATCTTGCCGACAAGGCGCCGCTGACCGACGACACCCTCTACAAGATATTCTCTCTGACCAAGCCGATCACCGGCACGGCGTTGCTCATGCTGTACGAAGAAGGCAAGTTTCAGCTGGACGATCCGGTCGAACAGTACATTCCCGAATTCAAGGGTATGCAGGTGGCGGTGAAGGATGGCGCCGATGGGCGGCCTGTTACCGAGCCCGCCGACCACCCCGTTACCATCCGCGAGCTGATGAGCCACACCGGTGGTTTCACCTATGGCCGGTTTTCCCAGTCGCAGGTGGACAGCCTGTACGTCAAGGCTGACGTGCTCGACCCGAACTCGACCCTGGCGGACATGATCCAGAAACTGAAGGACATTCCGCTGCGCCAGCAGCCCGGTACGCAATGGCATTACAGCGTGTCGGTGGATATTCAGGCGCGTCTGGTCGAAATACTGTCCGGAAAACCGTTCGACGTCTTTTTGAAGGAGCGCATCTTCCAGCCGCTGGGTATGAACGACACGGACTTCTATGCGCCCGGCGACAAGGCTGATCGGCTCGCTACCTCCTACCGTCCGACGGAGGAAGGCCTGCAGCCAGTGCCGAACGACCCGTTCCTGAGCAAGCCACAGTTTCTCAACGGAGGCGGCGGGCTGGTTTCGAGCATGGATGATTACCTGCGCTTCGCACGCATGCTGCTTGGCGAAGGGGAGGTCGACGGGGTCAGACTGCTAAAGGCGGAAACCGTGCAGATGATGCGCAGCGACCAACTCCCCGAGGGCGTTGATGGCCCCAACTGGGCTCCCGGCAATCGCTTCGGTTTGAACGTCGCTGTCGTGACCGATAGCGAGAAGGCTGGCTATCTTCCAGAAGGCACCTACTGGTGGTGGGGTATTCAGGGAACCTGGATGTGGGTTGATCCTGAAAACGACATCATCACCCTGGGCATGATGCAGAACACTGATTACCAGCACTCGCGCGTGGTGCACAACACGGTGAGCCGCATCCTCTACGCCCCGGCCGAGTAA
- a CDS encoding molybdopterin oxidoreductase family protein → MPATHYRACHLCEAICGLAIETEGEAIVSIKGDPQDPFSRGHICPKAIALQDIQNDPQRLRGPVRRTGQGWEPIGWEEAFELVATRLAAIQQVHGKNAVAVYAGNPNVHNYGSMTHGNYFFGQLKTRQRYSATSVDQLPHHLVSLWLYGHMLMIPIPDIDHTDYFLMLGANPMASNGSIMTVPDVGKRIKALRQRGGKLVVIDPRRSETAEVASEHDFIRPGSDAALLLGILNTLFEEGLTKSTPVVQAAIGLDLVRASVQPFKAELMAERCGIDAGRIRQIAREFAAAERAVCYGRMGVSVQRYGTLCQWVIQIINLVTGNLDRPGGALLPEPAFDVTRAKPGHFDQWKSRVSGLPEFNGEIPVAALAEEILTPGEGQIRALITTAGNPVLSTPNGRQLDEAFSGLDFMVSVDIYINETTRHADVILPPTSSLEHDHYDITFNNFAVRNVTRYNEPVLPKPEGALHDWEIFVGLGRAFASITGQEARQTIAPAQMVDAALKAGPYKDRLSLEVLKENPHGIDLGPLRPSLLSRLQTPSGCIEAAPAHMLADLARFSADSEMPGGLQLIGRRHVRSNNSWMHNYQRLIKGKPRHHLLMHPADMAARDLVDGQSVRVSSRVGEVTVMVQASDDLRPGVVSLPHGWGHGRTGVKMDIAAANAGVSANDLTDHQFLDPVTGNAALNGVPVEVVAA, encoded by the coding sequence ATGCCTGCGACACACTACCGTGCCTGCCATTTATGCGAAGCGATCTGCGGTCTCGCGATCGAGACAGAAGGGGAAGCCATCGTTTCGATCAAGGGAGACCCACAGGACCCTTTCAGCCGCGGCCACATCTGCCCGAAAGCGATAGCCCTGCAGGATATCCAGAACGATCCGCAGCGCCTGCGTGGGCCGGTACGCCGAACCGGGCAGGGCTGGGAACCGATCGGCTGGGAGGAGGCTTTCGAACTCGTGGCTACGCGCCTCGCGGCGATACAGCAGGTGCATGGAAAGAATGCAGTGGCGGTCTACGCCGGCAATCCGAATGTGCACAATTACGGCTCGATGACCCATGGCAACTATTTCTTTGGCCAGCTCAAGACCCGTCAGCGCTATTCGGCCACCTCTGTCGATCAGTTACCCCATCATCTTGTGTCGCTATGGCTCTACGGTCACATGCTGATGATCCCTATCCCCGACATCGACCATACCGACTACTTCCTGATGCTCGGAGCCAATCCCATGGCATCGAACGGGAGCATCATGACCGTCCCTGATGTAGGCAAGCGAATCAAGGCGCTCAGGCAGCGTGGCGGCAAGCTGGTGGTGATCGACCCGCGGCGCAGCGAAACCGCCGAGGTAGCCAGCGAACATGACTTCATCCGCCCTGGCAGCGATGCGGCGCTACTGCTGGGAATTCTCAATACGCTATTCGAAGAGGGGCTCACGAAGTCGACTCCAGTCGTGCAGGCAGCGATCGGCCTGGACCTGGTTCGCGCGTCGGTGCAGCCGTTCAAGGCGGAATTGATGGCCGAACGCTGTGGTATCGACGCCGGGCGCATTCGCCAGATCGCTCGGGAGTTCGCAGCCGCAGAGCGGGCCGTGTGCTACGGCCGCATGGGTGTGTCCGTGCAGCGCTACGGCACCCTGTGTCAATGGGTTATCCAGATCATCAATCTGGTGACCGGTAATCTGGATCGTCCCGGGGGAGCGCTGCTGCCCGAGCCGGCCTTTGACGTCACGCGCGCCAAGCCGGGGCATTTCGATCAGTGGAAGAGCAGGGTGTCCGGGTTGCCGGAGTTCAACGGGGAGATTCCGGTGGCGGCGCTGGCCGAGGAGATCCTCACGCCTGGCGAAGGCCAGATCCGTGCGTTGATCACCACCGCCGGCAACCCGGTGCTGTCGACGCCCAATGGGCGCCAGCTTGACGAGGCGTTCAGTGGCCTGGACTTCATGGTAAGCGTCGATATCTACATCAACGAGACTACACGTCACGCTGACGTCATCCTGCCGCCGACCTCAAGCCTTGAGCATGACCACTACGACATCACGTTCAACAACTTCGCGGTCCGCAATGTCACGCGCTATAACGAGCCGGTGCTGCCCAAGCCCGAGGGTGCCCTGCATGACTGGGAGATATTCGTCGGCCTAGGCCGGGCATTTGCCAGCATCACCGGACAGGAGGCGCGGCAGACCATCGCACCTGCTCAAATGGTCGACGCTGCGCTGAAGGCTGGACCCTACAAGGATCGCCTCAGTCTCGAGGTGCTGAAGGAAAACCCGCACGGTATCGATCTGGGCCCGCTGCGTCCGAGCCTGTTGTCACGTCTGCAGACGCCAAGCGGGTGCATCGAGGCGGCCCCGGCGCACATGCTCGCGGATCTTGCGCGCTTCTCGGCCGATAGCGAGATGCCAGGCGGCCTGCAGCTCATTGGTCGACGACATGTACGCAGCAATAATTCGTGGATGCACAATTATCAGCGGTTGATCAAAGGCAAGCCGCGCCATCACCTGTTGATGCATCCGGCCGATATGGCTGCACGCGATCTGGTAGACGGTCAGTCGGTACGGGTCAGTTCGCGTGTCGGCGAGGTTACTGTCATGGTACAGGCCAGTGACGACCTGCGTCCTGGTGTGGTGAGCTTGCCGCACGGCTGGGGACACGGCAGAACTGGGGTGAAGATGGACATCGCTGCGGCCAATGCCGGCGTCAGCGCCAACGATTTGACCGATCATCAGTTTCTCGATCCGGTGACCGGAAATGCGGCGCTCAATGGTGTCCCAGTAGAGGTGGTGGCAGCATAA
- the msrB gene encoding peptide-methionine (R)-S-oxide reductase MsrB has translation MKRRTLVAGLLALPALPLATRFSFATSMQEVKVEFEPLDRPHSFWKDKVSAQAYDVLFEEATERAGSSPLDKVYDEGTYVCAACHLPLFTSDAKFDSGTGWPSFTQPIEGTMGQKQDFSMIWPRTEYHCARCGGHQGHVFNDGPPPRGERWCNNGVALRFVPSGDDLPELRG, from the coding sequence ATGAAACGTCGTACGTTAGTCGCCGGATTACTCGCGTTGCCGGCGCTGCCCCTGGCGACCCGCTTCAGTTTCGCAACGTCAATGCAGGAGGTGAAGGTGGAATTCGAACCGCTCGACCGACCACATTCCTTTTGGAAGGACAAGGTTTCAGCTCAGGCCTATGACGTCCTGTTCGAAGAGGCGACCGAGCGTGCCGGTAGCAGCCCTCTGGACAAGGTATACGATGAGGGCACCTATGTATGCGCTGCCTGTCATCTGCCTTTGTTCACCAGCGATGCAAAATTCGACAGCGGCACCGGCTGGCCGAGTTTCACCCAGCCGATCGAAGGGACGATGGGTCAGAAGCAGGACTTCAGCATGATCTGGCCGCGTACCGAATACCACTGCGCGCGTTGCGGTGGTCATCAGGGCCACGTGTTCAATGACGGCCCTCCCCCACGCGGCGAACGCTGGTGCAACAACGGCGTAGCCCTCCGCTTCGTGCCATCCGGCGACGATCTTCCGGAGCTGCGAGGATGA
- a CDS encoding ABC transporter ATP-binding protein, producing the protein MGDHGIILELNRLGCGYEGHKVVSDLNIHLRAGDIGCLLGPSGCGKTTTLRAIAGFEPVTDGEIRLDGQTISSPAHRLPPEQRRVGMVFQDYALFPHLSVQDNIAFGIHRHPDRKRVVQELLDLVKLSQLGKRFPHELSGGQQQRVALARALAPDPRLLLLDEPFSNLDGELRRRLSSEVRDILKQRGISALLVTHDQNEAFSVSDHVGVLKEGRLQQWDTPYNLYHEPVTPFVASFIGQGYFIRGQLLTPDTVQTELGIIRGNRAYQLPTGSAVDVLLRPDDIVSDDTSGLAGTVIAKTFLGAATLYRLQLPTGSVLEAILPSHADHPLGQKVGIRVAADHLVIFAAQGSINVHAQLPLEQVMDASPADST; encoded by the coding sequence ATGGGCGACCACGGCATCATCCTCGAGCTCAATCGGCTCGGCTGCGGGTATGAAGGTCACAAGGTCGTATCCGATCTGAACATTCACCTGCGCGCCGGAGACATCGGCTGTCTGCTCGGGCCCTCCGGCTGTGGCAAAACCACGACGCTGCGTGCAATCGCCGGCTTCGAGCCGGTTACCGACGGAGAAATCCGGCTGGACGGGCAAACCATCTCTTCACCCGCCCACCGTCTGCCACCTGAGCAACGCCGCGTCGGCATGGTATTTCAGGACTATGCGCTGTTCCCGCATCTCTCGGTGCAGGACAACATCGCCTTTGGCATACACCGTCATCCGGATCGCAAGCGCGTCGTCCAGGAGCTGCTCGATCTGGTGAAGCTATCGCAGCTGGGCAAGCGTTTCCCGCATGAGCTATCCGGCGGTCAGCAGCAGCGAGTCGCGCTCGCTCGCGCCCTGGCTCCCGATCCCAGACTGCTGTTGCTTGATGAGCCCTTTTCCAACCTCGACGGCGAATTGCGCCGTCGGTTGTCAAGCGAAGTGCGCGACATCCTCAAGCAGCGTGGCATCAGCGCACTGCTGGTCACCCATGATCAGAACGAGGCGTTCTCGGTATCCGATCATGTCGGGGTGCTCAAGGAAGGCCGTCTGCAGCAGTGGGACACCCCCTATAACCTCTACCACGAACCCGTTACCCCGTTCGTTGCCAGTTTTATCGGGCAAGGCTATTTCATTCGTGGCCAGCTGCTTACACCTGACACGGTGCAGACCGAGCTCGGCATCATTCGTGGGAACCGTGCCTATCAGTTGCCAACCGGCAGCGCCGTGGATGTGTTGCTACGCCCTGACGACATAGTCAGCGACGACACCAGCGGGCTGGCCGGCACCGTTATCGCCAAGACCTTTCTGGGCGCGGCCACCCTGTACCGGCTTCAGCTGCCGACCGGGAGTGTACTGGAGGCTATTCTGCCCAGCCATGCAGATCATCCGCTGGGGCAGAAGGTCGGGATTCGTGTCGCAGCAGATCATCTGGTGATATTCGCCGCGCAGGGCAGCATCAACGTGCATGCGCAGCTGCCGCTGGAGCAGGTAATGGATGCCAGCCCGGCAGACTCGACCTGA
- a CDS encoding AraC family transcriptional regulator: protein MVRLLAFDCLATLSNDRWTKGVNKIGFRCRESEMDAVSTLLSRFKVNSRTFFSGPLCGETADYGHDRTGHVHIIHHGEVVLEVRGSVYARFIGPAVVLFPRAVPHRLRPAAQPARISCARLEANRFEEHPLMRLLSEVVVLEGEAHRTTATVIDLLEVEAESALPGRRTTMDRLFDLVLIGLLRHEIATPHAHASLLQGLAHPALARALAAVHEHPERRWTLPTLAAEACMSRSTFAETFQRLLGCTPLAYLRQWRIGLVQQGLRNGIAFAVLVDQVGYDDASALRRAFRKATGCTPGEWLRTHGTADW from the coding sequence ATGGTGAGGCTCCTTGCATTTGACTGTTTGGCCACTTTATCGAATGATCGCTGGACGAAAGGTGTCAACAAGATCGGTTTTAGATGCAGAGAGTCCGAAATGGATGCGGTGTCAACACTGTTAAGCAGGTTCAAGGTAAACAGCCGTACCTTTTTCAGCGGGCCGCTGTGTGGGGAAACCGCTGACTACGGTCATGATCGGACAGGTCATGTCCACATCATTCATCATGGCGAGGTTGTCCTGGAGGTACGCGGAAGCGTGTATGCCCGCTTCATCGGGCCGGCAGTAGTGCTCTTCCCCAGGGCGGTGCCGCACCGACTGAGGCCCGCGGCGCAACCTGCACGGATCAGCTGCGCACGCCTGGAAGCCAATCGATTCGAGGAGCATCCGCTGATGCGATTGTTGTCGGAGGTGGTCGTTCTCGAAGGCGAGGCGCACCGGACGACGGCTACGGTGATCGATCTTTTGGAGGTGGAGGCAGAGAGTGCCCTGCCTGGACGCAGAACGACGATGGACCGCTTGTTCGACCTGGTGCTGATCGGCCTGCTCCGTCATGAGATTGCCACGCCCCATGCGCACGCCAGCCTCCTGCAGGGGCTCGCGCATCCGGCCCTGGCGCGGGCTCTGGCCGCAGTGCATGAACACCCTGAGCGTCGCTGGACGCTGCCGACCCTTGCAGCAGAAGCCTGCATGTCTCGCTCAACCTTTGCCGAGACGTTCCAACGGCTGCTCGGCTGCACGCCGCTGGCCTATCTGAGACAGTGGCGGATAGGCCTCGTCCAACAAGGTCTGCGCAACGGAATAGCGTTTGCGGTGCTGGTGGATCAGGTCGGTTATGACGACGCCTCAGCACTACGGCGGGCGTTTCGCAAAGCGACAGGTTGTACGCCGGGCGAATGGCTTCGGACTCACGGCACCGCTGACTGGTAA
- a CDS encoding carboxymuconolactone decarboxylase family protein, with protein MLVPPLSFEQASPEAQAVLQRALRSYGRLPNLLASMAHSPATLQSYLGLTEHLQRTSLIPADRERIALTVSALNGCEYCQSAHAWLAQQRHLSPTDINQAIHRPDEHPLTRLAARLVRSSGALSQAHLADARSAGMTDEKLFEAVACIAWMHFSNYLGNLIKPAIDFPSVDTL; from the coding sequence ATGCTGGTACCACCGCTTTCCTTCGAACAGGCTTCGCCTGAAGCGCAGGCCGTGCTGCAACGGGCGCTGCGCTCCTACGGACGCCTACCCAATCTTCTTGCCAGCATGGCCCACTCCCCTGCTACGCTGCAGAGCTATCTCGGACTGACGGAGCATCTGCAACGCACCTCCCTGATCCCCGCTGATCGCGAGCGCATCGCTCTGACGGTCAGTGCGCTCAATGGCTGTGAGTACTGTCAGAGCGCGCACGCTTGGCTGGCCCAACAGCGACATCTGTCGCCGACAGATATCAACCAGGCCATTCACCGTCCGGATGAGCATCCGTTGACCCGACTCGCTGCAAGGCTGGTCCGATCAAGCGGCGCGCTGAGTCAAGCCCATCTTGCCGACGCCCGCAGCGCCGGGATGACTGACGAGAAGCTGTTCGAGGCGGTCGCTTGTATAGCGTGGATGCACTTCAGCAACTACCTTGGAAACCTGATCAAACCGGCCATCGATTTTCCGTCAGTGGACACGCTTTGA
- the grxD gene encoding Grx4 family monothiol glutaredoxin: protein MDIIDTIKEQIANNPVLIYMKGAPNAPQCGFSARAVQALMACGEKFAYVDILQNPDIRTNLPKYANWPTFPQLWINGELVGGSDIILELHESGELQTMIKSATATEH from the coding sequence ATGGATATCATCGATACCATCAAAGAACAGATCGCCAACAACCCGGTGCTGATCTACATGAAAGGCGCACCGAACGCACCCCAGTGCGGTTTTTCCGCACGTGCGGTACAGGCCCTGATGGCCTGTGGCGAGAAGTTCGCCTACGTCGACATTCTGCAGAATCCGGACATCCGCACGAATCTGCCGAAGTACGCCAACTGGCCGACCTTTCCGCAGCTGTGGATCAACGGTGAACTGGTCGGTGGCAGCGACATCATCCTGGAGCTGCACGAGTCCGGTGAGTTGCAGACCATGATCAAGTCGGCGACCGCGACAGAGCACTGA
- the argF gene encoding ornithine carbamoyltransferase — translation MTVRHFLSLMDCSPAELTSLLKRGIELKSLHRQGVIYEPLKNRVLGMIFEKASTRTRVSFEAGMIQLGGQAIFLSPRDTQLGRGEPVDDCARVLSSMCDAMMIRTFAHETLETFASCSKVPVINGLSDDLHPCQLLADMQTFLEHRGSIQGKTVAWIGDGNNMCNTFVQAAVQFDFQLRVACPEGYEPDRKFLDQAGDRVTITRDPREAVAGAHLVNTDVWASMGQEDEAEARLKRFKPYQVTPELLDAADESVLFMHCLPAHRGEEVDADVMNDSRCVVWDQAENRLHAQKALVEFLLVD, via the coding sequence ATGACTGTACGGCATTTCCTTTCGTTGATGGATTGTTCCCCTGCGGAACTGACCAGCCTGCTCAAGCGTGGCATCGAGCTCAAATCTCTGCACCGCCAGGGCGTCATTTACGAGCCACTGAAAAACCGCGTGCTCGGGATGATCTTCGAAAAGGCGTCCACCCGCACTCGCGTCTCCTTCGAAGCCGGCATGATCCAGCTTGGCGGCCAGGCCATTTTTCTGTCTCCCCGGGACACACAGCTTGGCCGGGGCGAGCCGGTCGACGACTGCGCTCGGGTGCTTTCGAGCATGTGCGACGCGATGATGATTCGGACCTTTGCCCACGAAACGCTGGAGACCTTCGCCAGCTGCTCGAAGGTGCCGGTGATCAACGGCCTGAGCGACGATCTGCATCCTTGCCAGCTGCTCGCCGACATGCAGACGTTCCTTGAACACCGCGGTTCGATCCAGGGCAAGACGGTGGCGTGGATCGGCGATGGCAATAATATGTGCAACACCTTTGTACAAGCCGCCGTACAGTTCGATTTCCAGCTCCGGGTAGCCTGTCCTGAGGGCTACGAGCCAGACCGCAAGTTTCTCGATCAGGCCGGCGACCGGGTAACCATTACCCGCGATCCACGGGAGGCTGTGGCTGGAGCGCATCTGGTCAACACCGACGTGTGGGCCTCGATGGGCCAGGAAGACGAGGCCGAAGCCCGCCTGAAGCGCTTCAAACCCTATCAGGTAACCCCTGAGTTGCTTGATGCGGCTGATGAGTCCGTGCTGTTCATGCATTGCCTCCCCGCCCACCGTGGCGAGGAAGTGGACGCGGACGTCATGAACGATTCCCGCTGCGTAGTGTGGGACCAGGCCGAGAACCGGCTGCATGCCCAGAAGGCGCTGGTGGAATTTCTCCTCGTCGATTAA
- the glp gene encoding gephyrin-like molybdotransferase Glp produces MSLMPVADALRKLLHSAAGEPPRPCESVELCSALGRVLADPVIASADVPPWDNSAMDGYALHSEDLRRGIDSGLPISQRITAGMAPQPLQPGTCARIFTGAPIPAGADCVEMQENVREEHGAARFSNALRPGQNIRPRGQDLAAGETVLQAGHVLRPQDLGVIASVGMAKVKVCRPLRVAVLSTGNELVEPDQPLGPGQIYNSNRFTIRAALQRLGQEVVDGGILPDDPELTRTRLRELTREADVIITSGGVSVGEADYLGQVLRDEGQVDLWKLAIKPGKPFTLGQFDDKPVLGLPGNPAASLVTFVLLVKPYLLARLGVKRTEPLVFPIAAGFRWDRAGTRDEYARARIEGRQLQLCGNQSSGVLSNASHADGLVLIRAGAVFEQGALLDFLPFEGLFD; encoded by the coding sequence ATGAGCCTGATGCCAGTGGCCGATGCGCTGCGCAAGTTGCTGCACAGCGCAGCAGGCGAGCCGCCACGCCCATGCGAGAGCGTTGAACTTTGCTCCGCGCTGGGACGGGTGCTCGCCGATCCGGTTATCGCCAGCGCCGACGTGCCCCCGTGGGACAACAGTGCTATGGATGGATATGCCCTCCACAGTGAAGATCTGCGGCGCGGCATCGATAGCGGCCTGCCGATCAGCCAGCGCATCACCGCCGGCATGGCCCCTCAACCGCTGCAGCCCGGCACCTGCGCGCGCATCTTCACCGGCGCTCCGATTCCCGCAGGGGCCGATTGCGTCGAGATGCAGGAGAACGTGCGCGAAGAACACGGCGCAGCGCGATTTTCCAACGCCTTGCGCCCCGGGCAGAATATCCGGCCCCGCGGCCAGGATCTGGCCGCCGGGGAGACCGTTCTTCAGGCTGGCCATGTGTTGCGGCCTCAGGACCTCGGTGTGATCGCCTCGGTCGGCATGGCCAAGGTCAAGGTCTGCCGGCCTCTGCGCGTGGCGGTGCTCTCCACCGGCAATGAACTCGTCGAGCCGGACCAACCGCTCGGCCCGGGGCAGATCTACAACAGCAATCGCTTCACTATCCGCGCGGCGCTCCAGCGCCTCGGACAGGAGGTCGTTGACGGCGGCATTCTGCCGGACGACCCGGAGCTGACCCGTACCCGGCTTCGCGAACTGACGCGTGAAGCTGACGTGATCATTACCTCTGGCGGGGTGTCAGTCGGTGAAGCGGATTATCTCGGCCAGGTGCTTCGCGATGAGGGTCAGGTCGACCTGTGGAAGCTGGCCATCAAGCCAGGCAAGCCTTTCACCCTCGGCCAGTTCGACGACAAGCCGGTACTCGGCCTGCCCGGCAACCCGGCAGCGTCACTGGTGACCTTCGTGCTGTTGGTAAAGCCGTACCTGCTGGCGCGGCTGGGCGTCAAACGAACCGAGCCGCTGGTATTCCCCATAGCGGCCGGGTTCCGCTGGGACAGAGCCGGAACCCGCGACGAATACGCCCGGGCACGCATTGAGGGCAGACAACTGCAGCTGTGCGGCAACCAGAGCTCGGGAGTTCTCAGCAATGCCAGCCATGCGGACGGGCTGGTACTGATTCGTGCCGGAGCCGTATTCGAGCAGGGCGCGCTGCTCGACTTTCTGCCATTCGAAGGTTTGTTTGACTGA